One genomic segment of Lytechinus pictus isolate F3 Inbred chromosome 18, Lp3.0, whole genome shotgun sequence includes these proteins:
- the LOC135157534 gene encoding uncharacterized protein LOC135157534: MDIDSFFHSILEYGSLAGLVLAEALDDLDDALSEWPPILLVAITAFVVTVAMEIYAWYSDSDLTLMQRGKRKFFKLLRSAPIIGSKITEELKTTKNNIAKSSFKLPKGESYRTKLPEAGLSQGEIMAILKKNYKSLGELRS, from the exons TCTTTAGCAGGTCTTGTATTAGCTGAAGCCCTGGATGATCTAGATGATGCACTCTCAGAATGGCCACCCATCCTCTTGGTTGCTATTACTGCGTTTGTGGTCACTGTTGCCATGGAAATTTATGCATGgtattcagattcagatttga cTTTAATGCAGAGAGGAAAGAGAAAGTTCTTCAAGCTGCTTAGGAGTGCACCGATTATTGGAAGCAAG ATTACAGAAGAATTAAAGACTACGAAGAATAACATTGCCAAATCATCCTTCAAATTACCCAAGGGTGAGAGCTATAGGACTAAGCTCCCAGAGGCAGGACTTAGCCAAGGAGAAATAATGgcaatactaaaaaaaaactacaaaagTTTAGGTGAGCTAAGGAGCTAA